A stretch of Lysinibacillus agricola DNA encodes these proteins:
- a CDS encoding PhzF family phenazine biosynthesis protein: MRDIRVYHVDAFTTEKFGGNTAGVVPDAEKLSEDEMQNIAKELNLPESVFLLPSDNKDIDYKVKYFTPSEEINFCGHATVGLTWLLATEFGLAEKKEGIVLETNIGRVPVVWHKENGKVINVEMTQVTPKTQDIHIDVEELSRLIGVHSESIDLTYPIKLANTGVWHLLVPIKDQIDIDNAVPDLAALAKHNKEHNISTTHLYTFTNLKEYELYTRDFAPGIGIPEDPVTGAANGALAGFLYLEGVISQGEITYLKIAQGDAIGRPGTLYVTVIPNELKPVIKVAGAATITIRGILTI; the protein is encoded by the coding sequence ATGAGAGATATTAGAGTTTATCATGTAGATGCATTTACAACTGAAAAATTTGGCGGTAATACAGCTGGCGTTGTGCCAGATGCTGAAAAATTATCCGAAGATGAGATGCAAAATATCGCAAAAGAATTAAATTTACCGGAATCCGTATTTTTACTACCTTCAGATAATAAAGATATAGACTATAAAGTAAAATATTTTACTCCCAGTGAAGAAATCAACTTTTGCGGACATGCAACTGTTGGATTAACATGGCTTTTGGCGACTGAGTTTGGTCTTGCTGAGAAAAAAGAAGGTATAGTGCTAGAAACGAATATTGGTAGAGTACCGGTTGTATGGCATAAGGAAAACGGAAAAGTTATCAATGTGGAAATGACGCAAGTAACGCCAAAAACACAAGATATCCATATTGATGTGGAAGAGCTTAGTCGACTGATCGGCGTCCATTCCGAAAGCATTGATTTAACGTATCCAATCAAACTAGCGAATACTGGTGTCTGGCATTTACTCGTTCCAATAAAAGATCAAATCGATATCGACAATGCAGTGCCAGATTTAGCAGCGTTAGCGAAACATAATAAAGAACATAATATTAGCACGACACATCTTTATACTTTTACTAACTTGAAAGAATATGAATTATATACAAGAGATTTTGCACCAGGGATTGGTATACCTGAAGATCCTGTAACTGGTGCAGCAAATGGTGCGTTAGCCGGCTTCCTCTATTTAGAAGGTGTTATTTCTCAAGGTGAAATAACATATCTTAAAATTGCTCAAGGTGATGCGATAGGAAGACCTGGAACTCTTTATGTGACTGTTATTCCGAATGAATTAAAACCAGTCATCAAAGTTGCAGGAGCAGCTACCATCACAATTCGAGGTATCTTAACTATCTAA
- a CDS encoding VanW family protein yields the protein MQLAMGEVKTGIGGGICQLANLLYWMALHTPLIVTERHQDIIIVSTHFLIWGERLHLEVVQVFFTII from the coding sequence ATGCAGCTCGCAATGGGAGAAGTAAAGACGGGCATTGGCGGTGGAATTTGTCAGCTCGCTAATCTACTGTATTGGATGGCGCTACACACACCTCTTATTGTTACGGAAAGACATCAAGACATCATCATAGTTTCGACCCATTTCCTGATTTGGGGCGAACGCCTCCATTTGGAAGTGGTGCAAGTGTTTTTTACAATTATATAG
- a CDS encoding VanW family protein translates to MRLTELHPLFYHTRIEQKRLFSFLANLKERKRFATHKELSTTFPYTCKKHQSLLKRKLGNSDPKLQENKIINLKIATSEIDDVIIKHGETFSFWQLVGKTTEGKRLY, encoded by the coding sequence TTGAGACTAACTGAACTTCATCCACTCTTCTATCACACACGAATCGAACAAAAAAGACTTTTTTCGTTTTTAGCAAATTTAAAAGAAAGAAAACGGTTTGCCACGCATAAAGAGTTATCAACTACATTTCCTTATACTTGTAAAAAACATCAATCATTGCTGAAAAGAAAATTAGGGAACAGTGATCCTAAATTACAAGAAAATAAAATAATCAATTTAAAAATTGCTACGAGTGAAATCGATGACGTAATCATTAAGCATGGTGAAACTTTTTCTTTTTGGCAACTAGTAGGAAAAACGACTGAGGGCAAAAGGCTATATTGA
- a CDS encoding mandelate racemase/muconate lactonizing enzyme family protein, translated as MQITNIQSKIYEPESIVNFKVALIERVIPQNVIIKITTDEGIIGYGEAAPFLPVTGSDAQETQHFIQKIATLLIGKDPFYLENIHNLMNQVVVGQNAAKAGIDMALYDIIGKSSGQPLYKLLGGNSNQIETDMTLGIDTPENMAKKAVEYTEMGFRILKVKTGINSIEDIHAIKLIREAVGPDIELRLDANQGWDAKETIRTMKALEKYNVLEVEQPVPYWNLAACCQIRESISQHLMLDESVHSPQDALRAIQTEAADMINIKLMKCGGIYQGIKINAISEVAGIPCMVGCMSESRLGIAAGAALVGAKSNIRASDLDSHYLIAESPHITGGFVQDGGLITIVDKPGLGVEVNFDAL; from the coding sequence ATGCAAATAACCAATATTCAAAGTAAGATTTATGAACCTGAAAGTATTGTGAATTTTAAAGTAGCTCTCATAGAAAGAGTAATCCCTCAGAATGTAATTATTAAGATAACTACAGATGAAGGTATCATTGGGTACGGCGAAGCAGCTCCATTTCTGCCTGTGACGGGAAGTGACGCACAAGAAACGCAACACTTTATTCAGAAAATCGCTACTTTGCTCATAGGAAAAGACCCTTTCTATTTAGAAAATATCCATAATCTAATGAATCAGGTAGTGGTAGGTCAAAATGCGGCCAAAGCGGGCATTGATATGGCATTGTATGATATTATCGGAAAAAGCTCAGGTCAACCCCTTTACAAATTATTGGGGGGGAACAGTAACCAAATAGAAACTGATATGACACTGGGTATTGACACTCCCGAGAATATGGCTAAAAAAGCAGTAGAATATACGGAGATGGGTTTTCGTATTCTAAAGGTAAAAACCGGAATTAATTCTATCGAAGATATTCATGCCATTAAGTTGATTCGTGAAGCTGTGGGACCAGATATAGAGTTGAGATTGGATGCCAATCAAGGTTGGGATGCAAAAGAGACTATCAGAACTATGAAAGCTTTGGAAAAGTATAATGTATTAGAAGTAGAACAACCGGTGCCCTATTGGAATCTAGCAGCTTGCTGTCAAATTAGAGAGAGTATTTCCCAGCATCTTATGTTAGACGAATCTGTCCACTCACCTCAAGATGCATTACGGGCAATACAGACTGAAGCAGCGGATATGATAAATATTAAACTCATGAAATGTGGTGGTATTTATCAAGGAATAAAAATTAATGCTATTTCCGAAGTTGCAGGAATTCCATGCATGGTTGGTTGCATGAGCGAATCCCGATTAGGTATTGCCGCTGGTGCTGCACTTGTCGGTGCCAAATCTAATATACGGGCATCTGATTTGGATAGTCATTATCTAATTGCAGAATCTCCTCATATCACGGGAGGTTTTGTTCAAGATGGTGGTCTTATAACAATTGTTGATAAACCAGGTTTAGGTGTGGAAGTGAATTTTGATGCGCTTTAA
- a CDS encoding MFS transporter, with protein MAKTKKYIGELSTSEMWASCAIGMGTGLLPFLMNGYMSYFFTDVMLIPASSLVGIMLVARILDGIQDIGIGATLDRIRRPDGQARPFFKWFAIPFFIFSALLFLNPPFGETGKVIYAAVTYIGALFMLSFLQLPYATQISLITKDSKVISKLSSMRFITASIVSVIAGLVVIPLLKGFGGGDINKGFFSVGIIVGALGAASAIWAYFGTRDRYIAILPKKEKIPLLGQLRYLKNFPWLLGLIITLSIMFSYTFSSAMAIYYFTHVIPNQTFAGLALVVIFAFMVPGSAISPIIGGKIGKKQAIMVGVGISICGKLIMLLGSSIFIFIGLGMTGFGLGIAIPLLTALMPDIVDYGEWKHHASTPGILYSAISLGSKMGMGLAVSVQLAILSKFGYDATLVVQPDSAINAISLSYIFVPLVCETLALIAISFYRIDHIRDQIQNDLTERYESLGLKRVKESL; from the coding sequence ATGGCGAAAACCAAAAAGTACATAGGAGAACTGAGTACTTCGGAGATGTGGGCAAGTTGTGCGATAGGAATGGGTACAGGTCTCCTACCATTTTTAATGAATGGATATATGTCCTATTTCTTTACAGATGTCATGCTGATTCCTGCATCATCACTTGTGGGAATCATGCTTGTTGCGAGGATACTTGATGGAATTCAAGATATAGGTATAGGAGCCACATTAGATCGGATAAGAAGACCAGATGGGCAAGCTAGACCGTTTTTTAAGTGGTTTGCCATCCCATTTTTTATTTTTAGTGCATTGCTTTTTTTAAATCCTCCCTTTGGCGAAACAGGCAAAGTCATATATGCAGCTGTTACGTATATAGGAGCGTTATTTATGCTTTCATTTTTGCAGCTACCCTATGCAACGCAAATTAGCTTAATCACAAAAGACAGTAAAGTAATCTCAAAACTTAGTAGTATGCGTTTTATTACCGCTTCTATTGTTTCTGTGATAGCAGGATTGGTTGTCATTCCACTCCTAAAAGGGTTTGGAGGTGGAGATATTAATAAAGGATTCTTTTCTGTTGGAATAATAGTAGGGGCATTGGGTGCAGCCAGCGCAATTTGGGCTTATTTTGGAACAAGGGATAGATATATTGCTATATTACCAAAAAAAGAAAAGATTCCACTTCTTGGACAATTGAGATATCTAAAAAATTTCCCTTGGCTTTTAGGGCTAATCATTACATTGTCAATTATGTTTTCATATACATTTAGTTCTGCTATGGCTATTTACTATTTTACTCATGTTATTCCAAATCAAACTTTCGCAGGGCTTGCTCTCGTTGTTATCTTTGCTTTCATGGTTCCAGGTAGTGCTATTTCACCTATAATTGGGGGTAAAATTGGAAAGAAGCAGGCAATTATGGTAGGGGTCGGAATAAGTATTTGTGGAAAGCTTATCATGTTATTGGGGAGTTCAATCTTTATATTTATTGGTTTAGGCATGACTGGCTTTGGCTTGGGAATAGCCATTCCCTTATTGACTGCATTAATGCCGGATATAGTAGATTATGGGGAATGGAAACACCATGCATCAACTCCTGGGATTCTTTACTCAGCAATTAGTTTGGGCTCAAAGATGGGGATGGGGCTAGCTGTTTCTGTCCAGCTTGCCATTTTATCTAAATTCGGATATGACGCAACACTCGTAGTTCAACCAGATTCAGCCATCAATGCTATTTCATTGTCTTATATTTTTGTCCCTCTTGTATGTGAAACGCTCGCTCTTATAGCTATAAGTTTTTATCGTATAGACCATATTCGGGATCAAATTCAAAATGATCTTACAGAGAGGTATGAATCCCTAGGTTTGAAGAGGGTCAAGGAATCTTTATAG
- a CDS encoding D-serine ammonia-lyase, protein MQTDNWKSPIIKRLENMEELVWINPKKESANKPLEKMGISTKDIDDARIRLERFAPFIECCFPETKATQGIIESPLTAIPMMQKFINESDHCNLTGTLLLKQDNELAIAGSVKARGGIYEVLKHTEDLALFHGLLRKEDNYAKLASKECRHFFQQYTIQVGSTGNLGLSIGMVSVAIGYKVIIHMSSDAEQWKKDLLRKHGVVVVEYQSDYSVAVKNGRVQSDKDPKSYFIDDENSIDLFLGYAVAAKRLELQLKEQGLIVNEEHPLFVYIPCGVGGAPGGITFGLKDIFGENVHCFFVEPTKAPCMLLGMASGKHDEISVNDIGLDGQTLADGLAVGRASGFIGKVMEPILSGIFTVEDCKLFEYMRHLLNKEQIFLEPSACAAFEGVMRLSFYDEMSEYLANCKLEDKIGNATHIVWATGGSLVPDKNREEYINTYVGD, encoded by the coding sequence TTGCAGACAGATAATTGGAAATCACCGATTATAAAAAGATTAGAAAATATGGAAGAATTGGTTTGGATAAATCCTAAAAAGGAAAGCGCTAATAAACCATTAGAGAAAATGGGAATATCTACAAAAGATATTGATGATGCAAGGATAAGGCTGGAACGATTTGCACCTTTTATTGAATGTTGCTTCCCAGAAACAAAAGCAACACAAGGAATTATTGAATCTCCTTTAACAGCTATTCCAATGATGCAAAAATTTATAAATGAAAGCGATCATTGTAATCTCACGGGGACATTATTGTTAAAACAAGATAATGAATTGGCGATTGCAGGTTCCGTTAAGGCTAGGGGCGGTATTTATGAGGTATTGAAACATACAGAAGATTTGGCGCTCTTTCATGGTCTTCTTAGAAAAGAAGATAATTATGCAAAACTTGCTTCAAAGGAATGTCGCCACTTTTTTCAGCAATATACAATTCAAGTTGGTTCTACAGGAAATCTTGGACTTAGCATAGGTATGGTTAGTGTAGCAATTGGCTATAAGGTGATCATCCATATGTCTTCAGATGCCGAACAGTGGAAAAAGGATTTGTTACGAAAACATGGTGTTGTCGTTGTGGAGTATCAGTCGGATTACAGTGTGGCTGTGAAAAATGGGCGTGTCCAGTCAGACAAAGATCCTAAGAGTTATTTTATTGATGATGAAAATTCCATAGACTTATTTTTGGGATACGCAGTAGCTGCAAAACGATTGGAGTTACAACTTAAAGAACAGGGTCTTATTGTGAATGAGGAACACCCATTATTTGTCTATATCCCATGTGGAGTTGGTGGTGCACCTGGAGGCATTACCTTTGGACTTAAGGATATATTTGGAGAAAATGTACATTGTTTTTTTGTGGAACCGACAAAAGCACCTTGTATGTTACTCGGAATGGCAAGTGGAAAACACGATGAAATATCCGTTAATGATATTGGTTTAGATGGTCAAACCCTTGCGGATGGGCTGGCAGTCGGAAGAGCATCTGGATTTATTGGGAAAGTTATGGAACCAATTCTTAGTGGGATTTTCACAGTTGAAGATTGTAAGCTTTTTGAATATATGAGACACCTCTTAAATAAAGAACAAATTTTTTTGGAGCCCAGTGCCTGTGCAGCTTTTGAAGGGGTAATGAGATTATCTTTTTACGACGAAATGTCGGAATATTTAGCGAATTGTAAATTAGAGGACAAAATAGGAAACGCAACTCATATCGTGTGGGCAACTGGAGGAAGTTTGGTACCAGATAAGAATAGAGAAGAGTATATAAATACGTATGTAGGTGATTGA
- a CDS encoding M20/M25/M40 family metallo-hydrolase, which produces MDKQMNEERFLNRLIEIIQIDSPSLEEKEMSDYLIAFFKERGEKVIADDTGKKFGSNGRNVLVHIPGSLDLEPICFNVHMDTVEPGRNIKPIKKNGRIISDGSTILGGDDKAGIAMLLEGYEYLRENNIPHREMYFLFTLSEEIMQGATHYDTSDIKVKYMFVLDGAGHPKYLCSASKGKTLLKYEFWGTTAHSGVDITAGRNAVCMAAHAITSMPTGLVDEDTTVNISSIHGGKEAPTVPDYAVVTAEIRSYYQDKIDDQAAVMHKAAKEAAELFEGRVSKEITILCPPYHAQTDEYLYKRTKEAIKDEGLDPVEIKTGGSSDANIFGERGFICSGLGIGIHNVHTTSEYVDIEETQMAYRIMLNIMTN; this is translated from the coding sequence ATGGATAAACAAATGAATGAGGAACGCTTTTTAAATCGTCTAATTGAAATTATACAAATAGATAGCCCTTCATTGGAAGAAAAAGAAATGTCTGATTACCTAATCGCCTTTTTTAAGGAGCGTGGAGAAAAAGTCATTGCCGATGATACAGGCAAAAAGTTTGGGAGTAATGGTAGAAATGTATTGGTTCATATTCCAGGAAGCCTGGACTTAGAGCCAATTTGCTTTAATGTTCATATGGATACAGTAGAACCTGGACGTAATATTAAACCAATTAAAAAGAATGGAAGAATAATAAGTGACGGAAGTACGATCCTCGGTGGGGATGATAAGGCAGGGATAGCTATGTTATTAGAGGGCTATGAATACCTACGCGAGAATAATATCCCGCATAGAGAAATGTATTTTTTGTTTACTTTAAGTGAAGAAATCATGCAAGGTGCTACTCACTATGACACCTCAGATATAAAAGTGAAGTATATGTTTGTGTTAGATGGAGCTGGGCACCCTAAATATCTATGTAGTGCCAGTAAAGGAAAGACCTTACTCAAGTATGAGTTTTGGGGAACGACTGCTCACTCTGGTGTAGATATTACTGCTGGACGTAATGCAGTTTGCATGGCCGCACATGCTATTACATCAATGCCAACGGGCTTAGTAGATGAAGATACGACTGTGAATATATCTTCAATTCATGGAGGAAAAGAAGCTCCGACAGTGCCAGATTATGCAGTCGTAACTGCAGAAATCAGGTCCTATTATCAGGATAAAATAGATGATCAGGCAGCAGTTATGCATAAAGCGGCAAAGGAAGCAGCGGAACTGTTTGAAGGACGAGTGTCGAAGGAAATAACTATTCTCTGTCCACCCTATCATGCTCAAACAGATGAGTACCTTTATAAGAGAACAAAGGAGGCAATTAAAGACGAAGGGCTAGATCCAGTAGAGATAAAGACTGGAGGCAGTAGTGACGCTAATATTTTTGGAGAGCGGGGCTTTATATGTAGTGGGTTAGGAATTGGAATCCACAACGTTCACACAACTTCAGAGTATGTGGATATAGAAGAAACGCAGATGGCATATAGAATCATGTTAAATATCATGACAAATTAA
- a CDS encoding serine hydrolase, which translates to MDKVLQTRLEKLVHDTKEQYGLPSLTVSVSKGSDEFHYSIGAADLEEENKATVNTVYCIGSSTKAFIALSLCILSEKGKIDLDMPVKTYLPNFEMYDEYSTEHLTIRDALSHRSGLPRHDTSWLNTPERTTKEQVETLAFLPPAWPLRYRFHYQNHMFMVATLLVEKVGGIPWGDFVKENILLPLGMNSTYIYGDLIRDDDSRKARPYINSGGQIYRIPYNYAKTSGGAGTMYSSTVDMLKWLKFQLNGNGQVLGKEMLQEMHSPQIIIRDGDIFNIMFPEIQFTSYGLAWFIESYRGQKIVHHGGTLDGFKSQQIFVPEKDIAISILCNLNQTTAVTSIGYAILDELMGFEPLDWMNRYIDASAKLSAEKIEETRDALKNANNMKSKCENRDSYIGTYSNRAYGKAIVLENDGQIYLQMIGLTLPIIPTGKDKFHLAVESYGICFPVTFKRDETGKVTKLLIPLEESLKEAIPFYAED; encoded by the coding sequence ATGGATAAAGTGCTGCAAACGCGTTTAGAAAAATTAGTTCACGATACAAAAGAGCAGTATGGACTACCGTCCCTTACGGTTTCAGTATCTAAAGGTAGTGACGAATTTCACTATTCCATAGGTGCTGCTGATTTGGAAGAGGAAAATAAAGCTACCGTTAATACAGTTTATTGCATTGGCTCATCTACGAAAGCATTTATAGCATTGTCTTTGTGTATCCTGTCGGAGAAAGGAAAAATAGACTTGGATATGCCAGTCAAAACTTATTTGCCTAATTTTGAGATGTACGATGAGTACAGTACAGAACATTTGACGATAAGAGATGCTCTTTCACATAGAAGCGGTTTGCCACGACATGATACTAGTTGGCTAAATACACCAGAAAGAACCACAAAGGAGCAGGTTGAAACTCTTGCTTTTCTTCCGCCGGCTTGGCCATTAAGGTACAGATTTCATTATCAAAATCATATGTTTATGGTTGCTACCTTGTTAGTGGAAAAGGTAGGTGGTATACCATGGGGAGATTTCGTTAAGGAAAATATTTTATTGCCATTGGGTATGAATAGCACTTATATCTATGGAGATTTGATTAGAGATGACGATAGCAGAAAGGCTAGGCCATATATAAATAGTGGAGGACAAATATATAGGATTCCTTACAACTATGCAAAAACATCTGGTGGCGCTGGAACTATGTATTCTTCTACCGTGGACATGCTTAAGTGGCTGAAATTTCAGTTGAATGGTAATGGGCAAGTGTTAGGAAAAGAAATGCTACAAGAAATGCATTCTCCACAGATAATTATTCGTGATGGTGACATATTCAATATTATGTTTCCTGAGATTCAATTTACTAGTTATGGCTTGGCATGGTTTATTGAAAGTTATCGTGGGCAAAAAATCGTTCATCATGGGGGTACATTGGATGGCTTCAAATCACAACAAATTTTTGTTCCTGAAAAGGACATAGCTATATCTATACTCTGTAACCTGAATCAGACAACAGCGGTAACTTCCATTGGATATGCAATACTAGATGAACTTATGGGCTTTGAACCTTTAGATTGGATGAATAGATATATAGACGCATCGGCAAAACTTAGTGCTGAAAAAATAGAAGAAACACGGGATGCTTTGAAGAATGCCAATAATATGAAAAGTAAATGTGAAAATAGAGATTCATATATAGGTACATACTCAAATAGGGCCTATGGTAAGGCAATCGTTTTGGAAAATGATGGACAAATCTATTTGCAGATGATTGGCTTGACCCTTCCTATTATTCCAACTGGTAAAGATAAATTTCATCTAGCAGTGGAGAGCTATGGCATTTGTTTTCCAGTGACCTTTAAACGTGATGAAACTGGAAAAGTTACAAAACTATTAATCCCACTGGAAGAATCACTGAAGGAAGCCATTCCGTTTTATGCCGAAGATTAA
- a CDS encoding TetR/AcrR family transcriptional regulator produces the protein MPKPSFFRLNKHYSKALIEQATKVFISKDYHSLKVSDLSEGMGLPTGTFYEYFESKEDLCVYLASIAFQRKFDSLGADNIVLFTYEKEGFSIPSEDGGSINEISYEKILNCGVGFFARLFDEYLLEMMIPHINVGIKKKIEEGVYREDIDFQLSSYMLAMLSTFVLHYFDKYEISDKKDQEATVLKLVGLMDGILKK, from the coding sequence ATGCCAAAACCTAGTTTTTTTAGATTGAATAAACATTATAGTAAAGCACTAATCGAACAGGCAACAAAGGTTTTTATTAGTAAAGACTACCATTCACTTAAGGTATCCGATTTAAGTGAGGGGATGGGTTTGCCTACAGGTACTTTTTATGAGTATTTTGAAAGCAAGGAGGACCTGTGTGTATATTTAGCTAGCATTGCTTTTCAGAGAAAATTTGATTCGCTAGGCGCGGACAATATTGTTCTCTTTACATATGAGAAAGAAGGATTTTCTATCCCTTCTGAAGATGGCGGCTCAATTAATGAAATTTCCTATGAAAAAATACTTAATTGTGGGGTTGGTTTCTTTGCCAGGCTGTTTGATGAGTATCTTTTAGAGATGATGATTCCCCATATTAATGTAGGTATCAAGAAAAAAATTGAGGAAGGTGTTTATAGAGAAGATATCGACTTTCAGTTGTCCTCTTATATGTTGGCGATGTTATCAACTTTCGTTTTACATTATTTTGATAAGTACGAGATTTCAGATAAGAAAGATCAAGAGGCTACAGTATTGAAATTAGTCGGATTAATGGATGGAATACTGAAAAAATAA
- a CDS encoding M56 family metallopeptidase has protein sequence MHSIMVGLFFKSVVMSLIGLLFIAVTPFLLKRYSAKWLYYGWLAILAGFILPFTINISTPVVNLSESVQVPSKEPIPVNSSQITLVSSSVDTVTALSVWQMVMIIWILGIVVFLAVHLVRHYRFMYMVKRWGQTITEPKILHLLEKVKSEMNITKEIALKECRFIHSPMVLGFTKNTIWLPNNVYREEELNMILKHELVHLKRKDLWYKVFVLLISSIHWFNPLFYLFAKELDNLCEHACDEEVVKNTDIQLRKTYSQTILHAEKLKRGEGVFSTNFLGSTQILKKRILSIKDMSKKKSGIVVMALLILLTTGGMAVSSAFAISSKPLNYLDETFMKESILNGASRGYFATDKFIIYPKNMRDRKTVF, from the coding sequence ATGCACAGTATCATGGTAGGTTTATTCTTTAAATCAGTAGTTATGTCCCTTATTGGACTACTCTTTATAGCTGTAACGCCTTTCCTTTTAAAACGATACAGTGCTAAATGGCTTTATTATGGCTGGCTCGCGATCCTTGCAGGTTTTATTTTACCATTTACAATCAATATATCGACCCCAGTTGTCAATCTATCAGAATCGGTGCAAGTACCATCTAAAGAACCTATTCCAGTTAACAGTAGTCAGATAACGCTTGTGTCCTCATCTGTAGATACAGTGACAGCACTTTCTGTTTGGCAGATGGTGATGATAATTTGGATTTTAGGAATCGTTGTATTTTTGGCAGTTCATCTTGTAAGACATTATCGTTTTATGTACATGGTGAAAAGATGGGGGCAAACGATAACTGAACCGAAAATTCTTCATTTGCTTGAAAAAGTTAAAAGTGAAATGAATATCACTAAGGAAATCGCATTGAAAGAATGTCGCTTTATCCATTCCCCCATGGTATTGGGATTTACTAAAAATACTATCTGGCTACCTAATAATGTTTATCGAGAAGAAGAACTAAACATGATATTGAAGCATGAGTTAGTTCATTTAAAACGAAAGGATTTATGGTATAAAGTTTTTGTATTGCTGATTAGTAGTATTCATTGGTTCAATCCATTGTTCTATCTATTCGCTAAAGAACTGGACAACCTTTGTGAACACGCTTGTGATGAAGAAGTAGTAAAAAATACTGACATCCAACTTAGAAAAACGTATAGTCAGACGATACTACATGCTGAGAAGTTAAAAAGAGGAGAAGGTGTTTTTTCTACAAATTTTCTAGGGAGTACACAAATTCTAAAAAAGAGAATACTCTCCATTAAGGATATGAGTAAGAAGAAATCAGGAATCGTTGTGATGGCACTATTAATTTTACTTACAACAGGTGGAATGGCTGTCAGTTCAGCATTTGCTATTTCCAGTAAGCCGTTGAACTATTTAGACGAAACATTTATGAAAGAATCCATTTTAAATGGTGCATCAAGAGGCTACTTTGCAACAGACAAATTTATTATTTACCCAAAGAATATGAGGGATAGAAAAACTGTTTTCTGA
- a CDS encoding BlaI/MecI/CopY family transcriptional regulator, which translates to MKKLPEAEFEIMKIVWESNPPITTGIIMREIGSEKGWKIQTVVSLMQRLTERGFLRSEKKAKERFYYPTVEKDAYLSFETEHFMKLYHKNSFMNLVGTLYKSDTISNEDLASLIKWVEEKRD; encoded by the coding sequence ATGAAAAAATTGCCTGAAGCAGAATTTGAGATTATGAAGATAGTATGGGAAAGTAATCCGCCAATTACTACAGGTATAATAATGAGAGAAATAGGGAGTGAGAAAGGTTGGAAAATCCAAACCGTAGTATCCCTTATGCAAAGATTAACTGAACGTGGATTTCTTCGCAGTGAGAAAAAAGCTAAGGAGAGATTTTATTACCCTACAGTAGAAAAAGATGCCTATCTAAGTTTTGAAACAGAGCATTTTATGAAGCTCTATCATAAAAACTCCTTTATGAATTTAGTGGGTACACTTTATAAATCCGATACTATTTCTAATGAAGATTTAGCTTCATTAATTAAATGGGTGGAAGAAAAGAGGGATTAA